From the genome of Bdellovibrio bacteriovorus, one region includes:
- a CDS encoding rod shape-determining protein — protein sequence MLSWLFRDEAGTAADLYVDLGTANTLIAGRGKGIILNEPSLIAYQQTSPGKKRVIAVGTDAKEKLANNPGSIFPQKPIRDGVIADFETTEVMLRHFLSAPGVKSAFSRPRVVVSLPYGVTEVEKKAVIQSCKAAGAKEVFLIDEPMAAAIGSGLNIKSAEGNMIIDIGGGTTEVAVIALADIVYCEAARVGGHKIDDSIIDYFRKYKKLIISETTAEYLKVSIGTAVPKKDIKSATITGRDADTGMNKTVEVSSEDVGLAMNNSVQEVINAIHRALEHTPPELVSDIIERGVVLAGGGALIRDFDLRIQNEVRLPVRIAESPLTAIARGGEAVLSDPELLDKIQLEV from the coding sequence ATGTTGTCTTGGTTATTTAGGGATGAAGCTGGAACAGCCGCAGATTTGTACGTCGACCTCGGCACCGCGAACACTTTGATCGCAGGTCGTGGCAAAGGCATCATTTTAAATGAGCCTTCTTTGATCGCGTACCAACAAACAAGTCCTGGCAAAAAAAGAGTGATCGCGGTTGGAACAGATGCCAAAGAAAAATTGGCGAATAATCCTGGCAGCATCTTTCCGCAAAAGCCGATTCGTGATGGCGTGATTGCGGACTTTGAAACAACAGAAGTGATGCTTAGACACTTTCTTTCTGCTCCGGGAGTAAAATCTGCATTTTCTCGCCCAAGAGTAGTCGTGTCTTTGCCTTACGGAGTGACGGAAGTAGAAAAAAAAGCGGTCATTCAATCTTGTAAAGCGGCCGGCGCAAAAGAAGTTTTCTTGATTGATGAGCCAATGGCCGCAGCGATTGGTTCAGGTCTTAATATCAAGTCTGCTGAAGGTAATATGATTATTGATATCGGTGGTGGCACAACGGAAGTTGCAGTTATTGCCCTTGCGGATATCGTTTACTGTGAAGCCGCTCGCGTGGGTGGTCATAAAATTGACGACTCGATCATTGATTACTTCCGCAAATACAAAAAGCTTATTATTTCTGAAACGACGGCGGAATATTTGAAAGTCTCTATCGGTACAGCGGTTCCGAAGAAAGACATCAAGTCAGCGACAATCACAGGTCGTGATGCTGATACAGGAATGAATAAAACAGTGGAAGTCAGCTCTGAAGACGTAGGACTTGCAATGAATAACTCTGTTCAAGAAGTTATCAACGCAATTCACCGCGCTTTAGAACACACCCCGCCTGAGCTTGTTTCTGACATTATCGAAAGAGGTGTTGTTCTGGCTGGCGGTGGCGCCTTGATTCGCGATTTCGATTTGCGCATTCAAAACGAAGTGCGTTTACCGGTCAGAATTGCAGAGAGCCCTCTGACAGCCATCGCCCGCGGAGGCGAAGCTGTCTTGAGTGACCCTGAGCTTTTAGACAAGATTCAACTGGAAGTTTAA
- a CDS encoding aminotransferase class IV: MSVAVLSPSEIQSKLQERAYAAQKTYLAMYSTWLGGITKEPGLMTVPIDDHLVHRGDGVFEAIKVVDGKAFLLQEHLERLELSAGKIGLKLPMPLDEMREVIFRTVQVASTKNAVLRLYISRGPGGFTTNPYECLASQMYLVVTAYTPYSEERYINGVRVGRSQIPPKDPWFATIKTCNYLQNVLMKKESVDRKLDFTIGVDPQGYLTESSTENIVMIDKNRTLVRPKLRQILKGTTMMRSFELAESLLAAGALTGIQEKDLTEMDLYEAQEVMMIGTTLDVLPVTEYEGKKIGTGKQGVVSAQLLQLLREDMKKGPKATPVPV, translated from the coding sequence ATGTCCGTTGCAGTTCTTTCCCCCTCTGAAATTCAATCCAAACTTCAAGAGCGTGCTTACGCCGCACAAAAAACTTACTTAGCCATGTACAGCACTTGGTTGGGCGGTATTACGAAAGAGCCGGGGTTGATGACAGTCCCTATCGACGATCATTTGGTGCATCGTGGGGATGGGGTGTTTGAAGCAATCAAGGTCGTTGATGGCAAAGCCTTTCTTCTGCAAGAGCACTTAGAGCGTTTAGAGCTTTCCGCGGGTAAAATCGGTTTAAAACTTCCGATGCCTCTTGATGAAATGCGTGAAGTGATTTTTAGAACTGTTCAAGTGGCGAGTACAAAAAACGCTGTCTTGCGTCTTTATATCTCGCGTGGTCCGGGTGGTTTTACAACAAATCCTTATGAGTGTTTGGCGTCGCAAATGTATTTAGTCGTGACGGCTTATACTCCGTATTCTGAAGAAAGATACATCAATGGTGTGAGGGTGGGGCGCAGTCAGATTCCACCAAAAGACCCTTGGTTTGCGACGATTAAAACTTGCAACTACTTGCAAAATGTTTTGATGAAAAAAGAAAGTGTCGATCGCAAACTTGATTTTACGATTGGCGTAGATCCTCAAGGGTATTTGACGGAAAGCTCGACTGAAAACATTGTGATGATTGATAAGAATCGCACCTTGGTTCGCCCAAAACTTCGTCAGATCTTAAAAGGCACAACCATGATGCGCAGTTTTGAACTCGCAGAATCCCTTTTAGCTGCGGGTGCCTTAACGGGTATTCAGGAAAAAGATTTGACCGAGATGGATCTTTACGAAGCGCAGGAAGTGATGATGATTGGAACGACATTAGATGTTTTGCCGGTCACAGAATATGAAGGAAAGAAAATCGGGACGGGGAAGCAAGGTGTGGTCTCTGCACAGCTCTTACAGCTTCTGCGTGAAGATATGAAAAAGGGGCCGAAAGCGACCCCTGTTCCAGTTTAA
- a CDS encoding carbonic anhydrase, protein MLKAFITGVILLTMTGCSSLMRRSPQQDTKVVLKDQQGGQKEAPAEATSSDPKEITKVSPNDQEMEAAQAQAEEMKDAVAAAAQHISTNHGKEPTARAAGPVAAEKSLGWLKNGNTRFIKGKFRADGASAKDRLRLVAGQKPHAVVLTCSDSRVPPEVIFDQKLGEIFVIRTVDLSAAPDVVASTEYAVGELGSNLVVVMGHESCGTGRTSSGLQSVTQELAERSALLRDGIASGEVKVVQAIYHLDSGIVDWR, encoded by the coding sequence ATGCTAAAAGCTTTCATCACGGGTGTCATTTTACTTACTATGACAGGCTGCTCTTCATTGATGCGCCGATCCCCACAGCAAGATACAAAAGTCGTACTTAAGGACCAACAAGGCGGACAAAAAGAAGCTCCCGCTGAAGCCACTTCAAGTGATCCTAAAGAGATCACGAAAGTAAGCCCGAACGATCAAGAAATGGAAGCGGCGCAAGCTCAAGCGGAAGAGATGAAAGATGCTGTGGCAGCTGCGGCTCAACATATCTCTACAAATCATGGCAAAGAACCGACGGCGCGTGCAGCCGGCCCGGTCGCTGCTGAAAAATCTTTGGGTTGGCTTAAAAATGGAAACACTCGCTTCATTAAAGGCAAATTCCGTGCTGACGGTGCTTCAGCAAAAGACCGCTTGCGTTTGGTCGCGGGTCAAAAACCTCATGCCGTAGTTCTTACTTGCAGCGATTCTCGCGTTCCGCCAGAAGTTATTTTTGACCAAAAATTAGGCGAGATCTTCGTGATCCGCACCGTGGACCTTTCTGCTGCTCCAGATGTCGTTGCGAGCACGGAATACGCTGTGGGCGAATTGGGTTCAAACCTTGTCGTTGTGATGGGACATGAGTCTTGCGGTACCGGCAGAACTTCCAGCGGATTGCAGTCTGTGACTCAAGAACTTGCTGAACGCTCTGCACTTCTGCGTGACGGCATTGCGTCGGGTGAGGTAAAAGTTGTTCAGGCCATTTACCACCTTGATTCTGGAATCGTGGACTGGCGCTAA
- the metG gene encoding methionine--tRNA ligase, translating into MNQNRKILITCALPYANGYIHLGHLVEYLQADFWARFQEMRGNQCVYICADDTHGTPIMVKARELGITPEALIAKSYDEHTKDFADFQVKFSLYGSTNSVENKNLCEYFYHKMVEGGHTRKQLIQQLYCNHDKMFLPDRFVKGTCPKCGAKEQYGDSCDVCGSTYSPSDMKEVHCSLCGTTPVLKDSESIFFKLNDFKKYLEEWIPKHCSPEISKKMLEWFNEDLLDLDISRDEPYFGFAIPGTDNKKFFYVWVDAPMGYMSTTEQWAKKNNMSLKDVWDDPSREVYHFIGKDIARFHTIFWPAFLKSAGFRSPDQVFVHGHLMVNGEKMSKSKGTFIAARTYLNHLNPEYLRYYYSTKLNSSVDDIDLNLEEFVNRVNSELVGKITNLGSRGGQMLKKKMDGVMSTPDTEGANLIAHAQKKADTIAAHYEARDFAKALNEIRSLADDANKYFDEKAPWKTLDANPVETKQVITTTLNVFRLLAIYLKPVLPYYTEKVEKLLGEINYKWSDINTVLTNRPIADYEHLATRVEADKVKAMVEESRKINEEIQAAKKATSTAPKAAPAAAKTEDRNGDRPAEIEFADFEKVDLRIGQVIEAEEIKEADKLLRLKVDIGDGQVRQIIAGIKSAYKPEQLLGRKILVCVNLKPRKMKFGMSEGMVLAAGSGGSDLFVLAADDGAQVGQRVK; encoded by the coding sequence ATGAACCAAAACCGTAAAATCCTCATAACTTGTGCTCTTCCCTACGCCAACGGCTACATCCACTTAGGTCACTTGGTGGAGTATCTTCAAGCCGATTTCTGGGCACGCTTTCAAGAAATGCGTGGCAATCAGTGTGTTTACATCTGCGCTGATGACACTCACGGAACTCCGATCATGGTGAAAGCGCGCGAGCTAGGCATCACTCCGGAAGCTCTGATTGCAAAAAGTTATGACGAACACACGAAAGACTTCGCGGATTTCCAAGTGAAGTTTTCTTTGTACGGTTCAACGAACTCTGTCGAGAATAAAAATCTTTGTGAATACTTCTATCACAAAATGGTAGAAGGCGGTCACACTCGCAAGCAATTGATCCAGCAGCTTTATTGCAACCACGACAAAATGTTCCTTCCCGATCGTTTCGTGAAGGGCACGTGTCCTAAGTGCGGCGCTAAAGAACAGTATGGCGATTCTTGTGACGTGTGCGGCTCGACTTATTCTCCAAGTGATATGAAAGAGGTTCACTGCTCTCTTTGCGGGACGACTCCGGTTCTTAAAGACAGTGAAAGTATTTTCTTTAAATTGAATGACTTCAAAAAATATCTTGAAGAGTGGATTCCAAAACATTGTTCTCCAGAAATTTCTAAAAAGATGCTGGAGTGGTTTAATGAGGATCTTCTAGATTTAGATATCTCTCGTGATGAGCCTTACTTCGGCTTTGCGATTCCGGGTACAGATAATAAAAAATTCTTCTATGTGTGGGTTGATGCTCCGATGGGCTATATGTCCACGACAGAGCAATGGGCAAAGAAAAACAATATGTCTTTAAAAGACGTATGGGATGATCCAAGCCGTGAAGTATATCACTTCATCGGCAAAGACATCGCTCGCTTCCACACGATCTTCTGGCCGGCGTTCTTAAAGTCTGCAGGCTTTAGGTCTCCGGATCAGGTTTTTGTTCACGGTCACTTGATGGTGAATGGCGAAAAGATGTCTAAATCTAAAGGCACCTTTATTGCCGCTCGCACTTACTTGAATCATTTAAATCCGGAATATCTTCGCTATTACTATTCAACTAAATTAAACAGTTCAGTTGATGACATCGACTTGAATCTAGAAGAGTTCGTCAATCGCGTGAATTCAGAGCTTGTGGGTAAAATCACAAACTTGGGTTCTCGCGGTGGCCAGATGTTGAAAAAGAAGATGGACGGCGTGATGAGCACTCCAGATACAGAGGGTGCTAACTTAATCGCTCATGCGCAGAAAAAAGCCGATACGATTGCGGCTCATTACGAAGCTCGTGATTTTGCGAAAGCTTTAAATGAAATCCGTTCTTTAGCGGATGATGCGAATAAGTATTTCGACGAAAAAGCTCCATGGAAAACTTTGGATGCTAATCCTGTTGAAACAAAACAAGTCATCACAACGACTTTGAACGTGTTCCGCCTTCTTGCGATTTACCTAAAACCGGTTCTTCCGTACTACACGGAAAAAGTGGAAAAGCTTTTGGGCGAAATAAACTACAAGTGGTCTGACATCAATACCGTTCTTACGAATCGTCCTATCGCGGACTATGAGCACTTAGCGACTCGCGTGGAAGCTGACAAAGTCAAAGCCATGGTCGAAGAAAGTCGTAAGATCAACGAAGAAATTCAAGCGGCGAAGAAGGCGACTTCGACGGCTCCGAAGGCGGCTCCGGCTGCTGCTAAAACGGAAGACCGTAATGGCGACCGCCCTGCTGAAATTGAATTTGCTGATTTTGAAAAAGTGGATTTGCGCATTGGTCAAGTGATCGAAGCCGAAGAGATCAAAGAAGCCGACAAACTTCTTCGTTTGAAGGTGGATATTGGTGATGGCCAAGTTCGTCAGATCATCGCGGGTATTAAGTCCGCTTATAAACCTGAACAACTTCTAGGTCGCAAGATTCTAGTTTGCGTGAACTTAAAACCACGCAAAATGAAGTTCGGTATGTCTGAAGGCATGGTGCTTGCGGCAGGAAGTGGTGGCAGTGACTTATTCGTCCTAGCTGCTGACGACGGCGCGCAAGTCGGCCAACGAGTTAAATAA
- a CDS encoding RNA methyltransferase codes for MALSAQDKKSLEEIHRLFLALEKSSGDFSFDPSSLAELKNKISELKFSENPNVSRLADLQKHLVDGMTLKHFVSYIIPFERLLHKNLQDDDFLVLENDKSESTSEPLPLVFVLDNIRSAFNVGSIFRTAECLGAQKIYLCGYTPNPTQWKVEKTAMGTQEYLAWEESPKLLECLEELKDEGYRIVALETAASAVDLFESFELEPTAFVVGNERFGLDPEILKVIDEVRIIPLRGRKNSLNVGVTAAIAGFEWMRQWRNK; via the coding sequence ATGGCACTTTCCGCTCAAGATAAAAAATCCCTCGAAGAAATCCATCGACTGTTTCTAGCGTTGGAAAAATCCTCGGGGGATTTTTCTTTTGATCCTTCGTCTTTAGCGGAATTAAAAAATAAAATTTCGGAACTCAAGTTTTCGGAAAATCCCAATGTTTCTCGCCTAGCGGATCTACAAAAGCATCTAGTGGATGGAATGACTTTAAAGCATTTCGTTTCTTACATTATTCCTTTTGAACGCCTTCTGCATAAGAATTTACAAGACGATGATTTCTTAGTCCTTGAAAACGACAAGTCGGAAAGTACGTCGGAACCTCTCCCCTTGGTTTTTGTTTTGGATAATATTCGATCCGCTTTTAACGTCGGTTCTATCTTTAGAACGGCGGAATGCTTAGGGGCTCAAAAAATTTATCTTTGCGGTTACACGCCCAACCCCACGCAGTGGAAGGTCGAAAAGACCGCGATGGGCACGCAAGAATATCTAGCCTGGGAAGAGTCACCAAAGCTTTTAGAATGCCTTGAAGAACTTAAAGATGAAGGCTATCGCATCGTCGCTTTAGAAACGGCAGCCAGTGCTGTAGATCTTTTTGAAAGCTTTGAACTTGAACCTACAGCTTTTGTTGTAGGGAACGAACGCTTTGGGCTTGATCCAGAAATTTTAAAAGTTATCGATGAAGTTCGCATCATTCCTTTACGCGGAAGAAAAAATTCCCTGAACGTCGGAGTAACGGCAGCTATTGCTGGCTTTGAATGGATGAGGCAATGGCGCAACAAATAA
- the tsaA gene encoding tRNA (N6-threonylcarbamoyladenosine(37)-N6)-methyltransferase TrmO, with translation MAQQISITPIGVFHSSQKEPYEAGRQTDEFHSEGVIELSAGENFEQALIGLEGCSHIWVIFHFHHNNHWNPMVLPPRGRTTKIGVFATRSPYRPNGIGMSCVKIKRIEKLKIYVEAADILDGTPVLDIKPYVAYADSFPGVEPAWLADASKYTVSFTGEALEQLEWLDNAGVEQLRGFILHQLEFEPTNSKKKRVKAFEDHFVIAYRTWRAAFTVQEHTVEVYKIFSGYSESDLAASEDTYHDKSIHKEFKKLFPSARP, from the coding sequence ATGGCGCAACAAATAAGCATCACTCCCATTGGCGTCTTTCACAGTTCGCAAAAAGAGCCCTACGAAGCTGGAAGACAGACAGATGAATTCCACTCAGAAGGCGTCATCGAACTTTCTGCTGGTGAAAACTTTGAACAAGCCCTGATCGGCCTTGAAGGCTGCTCCCATATTTGGGTGATCTTTCATTTTCATCACAATAATCATTGGAACCCGATGGTTCTTCCACCGCGAGGAAGAACGACTAAGATCGGTGTCTTTGCCACTCGCTCCCCTTACCGCCCGAACGGCATCGGCATGAGCTGTGTAAAAATCAAACGTATTGAGAAATTAAAAATTTACGTTGAAGCAGCAGATATCTTAGATGGCACACCAGTTTTAGATATTAAACCTTACGTCGCTTATGCAGATTCATTTCCTGGCGTTGAACCCGCGTGGCTAGCTGATGCTAGTAAATACACAGTTTCGTTCACTGGCGAGGCTTTAGAGCAGCTAGAATGGCTTGATAACGCCGGCGTTGAACAACTTCGCGGCTTCATCTTACATCAACTGGAGTTTGAACCCACCAACTCAAAGAAAAAGCGCGTGAAAGCTTTTGAAGATCACTTTGTCATCGCCTATCGCACGTGGCGTGCGGCTTTTACGGTTCAGGAACACACTGTGGAAGTCTATAAGATTTTTTCTGGTTATAGCGAAAGTGACCTCGCGGCGAGCGAAGACACTTATCACGATAAATCCATTCACAAAGAATTTAAGAAGCTTTTTCCGTCTGCTCGTCCGTAA